In [Limnothrix rosea] IAM M-220, one DNA window encodes the following:
- a CDS encoding YiaA/YiaB family inner membrane protein: MSSSKFKAPATHTNAWILQTWLAFVLSIGATAVGIYLLPVNGWVKSYLGIGYVFSVSSTISLSKTTRDIEESKRIVSRVDEAKLEKLLADYDPFTK, from the coding sequence ATGTCTAGCTCAAAATTTAAAGCGCCTGCGACTCACACAAATGCTTGGATTCTACAAACATGGCTTGCCTTTGTTTTATCCATTGGGGCAACGGCGGTGGGCATTTACCTTTTGCCTGTGAATGGCTGGGTCAAAAGCTACCTTGGCATCGGCTATGTTTTCTCCGTCAGTTCTACGATTAGCCTCTCTAAAACCACCCGCGACATCGAAGAGTCGAAGCGTATTGTTAGCCGTGTGGATGAGGCGAAACTCGAAAAACTTTTAGCGGATTATGACCCGTTTACTAAATAG